The region CGCCGCGGGTGGCGGCTCGGGGCTGTCGGCAGCTCAGGGCTTGGGCTGCGTGCGGTGCAGGTAGGCGTCGGGCGTCGCGAGGCGGTGGGCGCGCACGGCGAGCTCGATGCGGCGGGGGTCGGCGCCCTTCTCGATGAGCCCGAGGATCGCCTCGTGCTCGTCGATCGCCGGCCCGGCGCGGTTCGGCACGAACGAGAAGGTCGACTGACGGAGCCTCGCGAGGCGCTTCCAGCACGTGTCGATGACGTCGCCGAGCACCTGGTTGGCGCAGACGTCGGTGAGCCGCCGGTGGAAGGCCTCGTTGAGCGCGGTGAACCGCACGGGGTCGAAGTCGGCGAGCGACTGCCGCATCTCGTCGTTGATCGCCTGCGCCGCCGCGACGTCAGAGGCGGAGTAGAGGCCGGCGGCGAGCGAGATCGCGGCGCCCTCGACGTAGGAGAGCGTCTCCATCGTGTCGTGGTACTCGAGCTCGTCGATCTCGGCGACCCGCGCGCCGATGTTGCGCTCGAAGGTGACGAGCCCCTCCGCCTCGAGGCGGCGGATCGCCTCCCGCACCGGCACGACGCTCATGTCGAGCTCGCGGCCGATCGCGTCGAGCACGAGCCGGAAGCCGGGGGAGTAGGTGCCGTCGACGATGCGGTCGTGCAGCAGCCGGTAGGCGCGCTGCGACTTCGAGGGGGCGACGGTGCCGCCCGACTCGGCGGCGGCAGCGGTCCGCGAGCGCCGGCCGCTCACGACCCCTCCGTCTGGGCCGTCTCGGCCTCGTACTTCGCGCGCCACTCGGCGTCCATGGGGAAGAGGCCGTCGACGGGGTGGCCGGCGTCGACCTGCGCGGCGATCCACTCCTCCTCCGCCTCCTGCTGCAGGCACTCGTCGACGAGCTCGCGCGCGAGCGCGGGCGGGATGACGAGCACGCCGTCGTTGTCGCCGACGATGATGTCGCCGGGCTGCACGGTGGCGCCGCCGCACGCGATCGTCTCGTCGAACGACCACGGCACGTGCAGGCGCCCGAGCACCGCCGGGTGGCCGCCGCCGTGGTACGTCGGCACGCCGATCTCGGTGACGACGTCGAGGTCGCGCACGCCGCCGTCGGTGACGAGGCCCGCGGCGCCGAGGTGGCGCGCGCGGAGCGCGAGGATGTCGCCGAGCGTGCCCGAGCGGTTGTCGCCGCGGGCCTCGATCACGACGACCTCGCCGGGCTGCAGCGAGTCGAAGAGGCGCTTCTGCGCGTTGTAGCCGCCGCCGTGGCGCTTGAAGAGGTCCTCGCGGTTCGGCACGTAGCGGAGCGTGCGCGCGGTGCCGACCATGCGCTTGCGCGGCTGCGTCGAGCGCAGCCCGTCGATCGAGACGTTGTTGAGGCCGCGCTTCCGGAGCCCCGAGGAGAGGGTCGCGAGGGCGACGCGCGAGAGCTTGTCGCGCAGGTCGTCGTCGAGCACCGGCGCGGTCGGCTCCTGGAACTCGGCGATCGGGCGGCCGGATGCGTCGGCCCACTGCTCGGGGGTCGGCTTCGGCTGGGCGGAGTACGCGGGCAGCCGCTGCTCGCCGACCCGCACCGTCGACGCGAGCCGCCCGGTCGAGAGCTGCTCGCCGTCGAGGGTCGTCGCCGTCACCTCGACCTCGACGCGCTGGCCGGGGGAGAAGGTGGAGGCGTTCGCGGGGGTGCCGGTGAGGATGACGTCCCCGGGCTCGAGCGTGATGAGCTGCGAGAGGTCGCTCACGATCTGCGGCAGCGAGAAGACGAGCGTCGAGGTCGAGTCCTCCTGCACGAGCTCGCCGTCGAGCCACGTGCGCACCTCGATCGCGAGCGGGTCGATGCGCGTGGCGTCGAGGAGCGCCGGGCCGATCGGCGTCATGCCGTCACCGCCCTTCGAGCGGAGGTTGGAGCCCTTGTCGACCCAGCGGAGGTCGAAGACGCCGAGGTCGTTCGACGCCGTGACCGACGCGACGTGCGCCCACGCATCCGCCTCGTCCACCGCTCGCGCGTGCGAGCCGATGACGATCGCGATCTCGCCCTCGAAGCCGAAGATCTCGGTGCCGGCGGGCACGACGACCTCGCCGCCGGTCGAGAGCGACGTCGCGGGCTTCAGGAAGTAGCCGGGCGCCTCGGGCGTGCGGCCCTTCTGCGCGGCGCGGGCGCGGTAGCCGATGTGCATGGCGAAGACCTTGGCGGGCCGGGTGCCGAGCAGCTCCCACGCGGCTTCGGCGGGTGCGAGGGACTCGGTGGGGAGCTGCGACGATGCCTGCATGGCGGCATCGTATACGATTCCGAATCTGGTCTGCAAGAGTCGCCGAGCACCGCTCGCCACCGGAGGCTCAGCGTCCGCGCAAGGCGCTTGTCGTCGTGCACGAAATCGTATATCTTCCACTCAGTCCCGGCACCGATCTCGGCGCCCTTCCCCTGACAAAGGAGTCAGCGTGTCTCATAGCACGACGCCTCGGACCTCCGCGCGAGAGCGGAACAAGGTCCTGGCCGCAGTCGTCGTCGGCACCACCATCGAGTGGTACGACTTCTTCATCTACGCCTTCATGGCGAACCTCGTCTTCGCGCAGCTCTTCTTCGAGCCGGCGGGCCCCGGCCTCGGCCAGATCATCTCGCTCGTCACGATCGGCATCTCGTTCCTCTTCCGCCCGCTCGGCGCGTTCCTCGCGGGGCACTTCGGCGACCGGATCGGCCGCCGCCCGATGCTCGTGCTGACGCTCCTGCTCATGGGTGTCGCGACCACGCTCGTCGGCGCGCTGCCCACCTACGAGCAGGTCGGCATCCTCGCCCCGATCATGCTGATGTTCCTCCGCATCCTGCAGGGCCTCTCGGCCGGCGGGGAGTGGGGCGGCGCGGTGCTCATGGCCATCGAGCACGCGCCCGCCAACCGCCGCGGCCTCTACGGCTCCTTCGTGCAGGCGGGCGTGCCGATCGGCATGCTGCTCGCGACCGGCATCCTCGCGGGCATCCGCGCGATGTTCCCGGGCGACGCGTTCCTCGAGGTCGGCTGGCGCATCCCGTTCTTCATCTCGATCATCCTCGTGGTCGTGGGCTACCTCGTGCGCCGCTCGGTCGACGAGTCGCCGGTGTTCCAGGAGATCAAGGAGACGGCGCAGGAGCAGTCGGCGCCCATCGTGCAGGTCTTCAAGAAGTACGGCCTCGTCGTGCTCTTCGCCGCGTTCGTCTTCATGGCGAACAACGCGACGGGCTACATGACCACCGGCGGCTACGTGCAGGGCCTGGCGTCGCGCCCGGTCGACGCGCCCGTGCCGGGTCTCGGCTTCGACCCGGTCGGCGTGCAGCTCGCGACCTTCGCCGGCTCGCTCTCGTGGCTCGTGTTCACGTTCGTCGCGGGCTGGGCGTCGGACCGCATCGGCCGCAAGCCCCTGTACCTGATCGGCTGGGCGGCGCTCGCAGCGGGCATCGTGCCGCTCTTCCTGCTCGTCGAGACGGGTGTCGCGGGCGTGGCCTGGGCGACGATCCTGCTGGGCGTGGGCCTCGGCCTCACGTACGGCGCGCAGGCCGCGTGGTACGCCGAGTCCTTCCCCGCCTCGGTGCGCTTCTCGGGCGTCTCGATCGCCTACGCGATCGGTGCGGTGATCGGCGGCGCGTTCGCTCCGACGATCGCGCAGGCGCTGCTGCAGGCGACCGGTTCGACGTGGGCGATCGTCGGCTACCTGCTGGCGACCGTCGTGATCTCGCTCATCGGCACGCTGCTGCTCAAGGACCGCACGGGCATCCCGCTCTCGATCGAGTTCGAGAAGTCGGGCAAGTGGGACGGATGGAAGAAGGGCGACGAGTTCGTCGCGCTCTCCGAGGTCGACCGCGAGGCGGCCGTCGACCGCTGAGCCCTGCCAGCCAGGACGGCCCCGCCCACGTGGCGGGGCCGTTCGGCGTGCCGGGCAGGATCGGTCAGCGCTCGACGCGCGGGTCGTCGATCGGCGTGCCGGGCTCGTAGGGCCCGAAGAACAGGTCGGCGCCGTCCTGCGTGAGCGCGGTGCCGGAGGCCCGCTCGCCGTCGAACGCGGCGATCGTCGCGAAGGCGAGTCGTGCGCCCGGCTCGTGGGGGTCTGCGACCTCGAGCGTCCAGCCGCCCGGCGACTGGACGATCGCGGGCTCCGCGATGACGAGGCGCAGCATCCCGCCGTGCGCGGTGAGCGTCACGGAGCCGAGGAACGCGCCATCGGTGCCGGTCGTCCTCGATCCGGCGGGGAAGCGGAAGGCGTCGTGCTCAGCCGTCGCGCCGTCGGCGGCCTCGACCGAGCCCGCCCCGCGGCCGCGCACGTAGTCGAGCAGCGACGCCTTGATGCCCCAGACGAGCGCGGTCACCGCCGGCCCGGCCACGGGAGGGAGCGCGCGAACTCGATGAGCGCGCTCGTGCGGGCGGTCGGCTCGGGCGAGGCTGGCCAGATCACGTCGATGCCGACCGGCGGCACGCGCGGCGCGATCTCGAGCATGGCGACAGGGTAGCCCTCGTAGCTCGCGTAGTTCGCGGGACGCTGCACGAGGATCCCGTAGCCGAGGCCGCGGCCGACGAGCGCGCGCACGGCCTCCGAGCTCTGCACCCGGTGCCGCACGCGTGGCGTGACGCCCGCGGCCGCGAAGAGCGAGAGCGTGTGCTCGCTCGAGGGCGGCGCGTCGAGCAGGATGAGGTCGCGCTCGGCGAGCTCGGCGAGCCGCACCGAGCCGCGGCCGGCGAGCGGGTCGTCGCCCGCGACGACGACGTGCGCCGGGAGCGCGAAGAGCTTCGCGCGGCGCGGCTCGCCCGGCACGAGGGTGTCGTAGACGAACGCGACGTCGATGCGGCCCGACTCGAGCCGGCCCTCGAGCCGGTCGTGCGTCGCCTCGACGATGTCGAGCTCGACCCGCGGATGCGCTCGGCCGAAGCCGGCGAGCAGGGGCGGGAGGATCGTCGGCGCGAGGGTCGGGTAGCAGCCGATCGTGACCGGCCCGACGAGCTCGCCAGGGGCTCCGCGCAGCGAGGTCTCGAGCTCGCGGGAGGTCGCGAGCAGCCCGCGGGCGCGAGCCACGACATCCGCCCCCGTGCTCGTGAGCGTCAGGCCGCGCGCCCGGCGGCGGACCGTGAGCTGCGAGCCCAGCTCGCGCTCGAGCTCGCTGATCGCCTCGGAGATCGCGGAGGGGGAGACGTGCAGGCGCGCTGCGGCGGCCGCGATCGTGCCCTCGTCGGCGGCGCACACGAGGTAGGAGAGCTGGCGCAGCGTGAACGCGGGCGCGTCGAGGGCATCCATGTTCGACTCCTCCGATGTAGAACGTCCGATACATCCGCTTTCGCCAACGTAGTCGTTGGCGGATGATCGGGGGAGGACCGATCACGAGGATGTGCTCCATGCCGACCGAAGCTCCCGTCGCTGACTGGGTGACGATCCCCGACCTGCACCGCGACCCGTTCCCGATCTACGAGCAGCTGCGCGCCGAGGGCGGCGTGCACTGGGTGCCCGCGGTCGGCCGCTACCTCATCACCTCCTACGAGGCGGTGCACGAGACCGAGCTCGACCAGGAGGTGTTCTCGGCGAACGAGCAAGGCTCGCTGCAGATCCGCGCCATGGGCCACTCGATGCTGCGGCGCGACGACCCGGAGCACTACCTCGAGCGCAAGGCGTGGCAGCCGGCGCTGCGCCCCGGTGTCGTGCAGCGAGTGTGGCGCTCGAAGTTCGAGCGGAACGCCGAGCGCTACCTCGACGAGCTCATCGAGAAGGGGCCCGGCGCCGACCTCGTCTGGGACTTCGCCGCGCCGTACGCCGCCGAGAGCCTGCGCGAGATCATCGGCCTGCACAGCGCCGATCAGGAGGATCTGCAGCGCTGGTCGCAGACGATGATCGACGCGACCGGCAACTACGCCGATGACCCCGAGGTGTGGGCGAAGGGCCTGCGGTCGTTCGACGAGGTCGACGCCGCGCTCGACGACGTGCTGCCGTGGCACGCTGCGAACCCGAACGAGTCGCTGCTGTCGCAGCTCCTGCGCATCCCCGACTTCGAGATGCCCATCGAGCGCATCCGCGCGAACGTGAAGATGACGATCGGCGGCGGGCTCAACGAGCCGCGCGACGCGCTCGGCGTGGCTGCGTGGGCGCTGCTGACCCACCCCGAGCAGCGGCGCGCCGTCGAGGCCGACCCGTCGCTCTGGAACGCCGCGTTCGACGAGACGATCCGCTGGGTCGCGCCCATCGGCCTCTACTCGCGTCAGGTCGCGCGCGACACCGAGCTCGCCGGCGTGCGGCTGCCGGCAGGAGCGCGCCTCGGCATCTGCATCCTCTCGGCGAACCGCGACGAGCGCGTGTGGCAGGACGCCGACCGCTTCGACGTGCGCCGCGAGGTCAAGCCGCACCTCGCCTTCGGCAAGGGCGTGCACGTGTGCCTCGGCGCATGGGTCGCGCGCTCGGAGGTCGCCGACGTGGCGCTGCCGATGCTCTTCGAGCGCTTGCGCGGGCTCGACGTCGTACCCGACGCGCCGCCCGCCATCGCCGGCTGGGTATTCCGCGGCATGACGAGCCTGCCGGTGCGGTGGGACTCGGTCGCCGAGCCGGCGACGACCGCCGCGGCGCCCGTCGCCGCCTCGCAGGCCGCCCCGCGCATCGCGATCGTCGGCGCAGGCCCCGCGGGCTGCTTCACGGCGCAGGCGCTCCGCCGCCGCTTCCCGGCCGCCGAGCTCGAGGTGCTCGACGCGCTGCCCGTGCCGTACGGCCTCGTGCGCTCGGGCGTCGCCGCCGATCACCCCGGCACGAAGTCAGTCGCGCGGCAGTTCGACCGGCTCTTCCAGCACGACGGCGTGCGCTTCCGGGGCAGCGTGCGCGTCGGGGACGACGTGCCGCTCGACGCGGTGCGCGAGGCCTACGACGCGGTCGTGCTCGCGACCGGGCTGCGCGCCGATCGGCCGCTCGGCGTGCCGGGCGACTCGCTCGCGGGCATCCACGGCGCCGGCCGCATCACGCGCCTGCTCAACGCGCACGCCGACGAGGGCGACGCGCCCTCGCTCGGCGAGCGCGTCGTGGTCGTCGGCCTCGGCAACGTCGCGATGGACGTCGTGCGCATGCTCGCCCGCGACGCCGAGGGGCTCGGCGGCACCGACGTCGACGACGAGGCGCACGAGCGGCTCGCTGCCGCCGTGCGCACGATCCACGTCGTGGGCCGCAGCGCCCCGAGCGACGCGCGCTTCGACCCCGTCATGGTGCGCGAGCTCGCGAGCCTGCCGGGCGTCGCCCATCGCGTGCACGGCGTCGCCCTCGACGGGATCGAGGCGGGCAAGGACGCGCGAGCGGATGCGGTGCGCGACCTGGTCGCGGAGCCCGCCGCGGCGCCGCGCGTCGAGGTGCACTGGTGGTTCGGGCTCTCGCCCGAGCGCATCGAGGGCGACGGCCGCGCCGAGCTGGCCGTCTTCCGCGGCGCCGACGGCGAGATCGCGCTCGAGGCGGACGCGATCGTCACGGCGGTCGGCTTCGCCGCGAGCGACGACTGCCTCGCCGAGCCCGGTGCGCACCCGAGCGGCCGGGTGGAGCCGGGCCTCTACACCGCGGGCTGGCTGCGGCGCGGTCCGCGCGGCACGATCCCGGACCAGCGCACCGACGCGCGCGAGCTCGCCCGCCTCGTCGCCGACGACCTCGAGGCGGGCGCGATCGCGATCGGGCGCGAGGGGCTGCCGCCGATCGAGGGGGAGACCGACTTCGAGGGCTGGCGGCGCATCGACGTGCGCGAGCAGCTCGGCGCCGCGCCGGGCCGCTCGCGCGCGAAGCTGCGCTCGCGCGCCGAGCTGCTCCAAGCGGCGCGAGACGCGTCGATCCCGCTGCCGGCGGTCGCGACCGAGGAGAGCGCGTCGGAGGGCGCGGGGATCCCCGCGACGGTGCTGTTCGGCACCGAGTCGGGCGGGGCGGAGCTCGTCGCCGACGAGCTGCGGCGCGGGCTCGCTGGCCGTGCGGCCGTCGAGGTCGTCGACATCGCCGACGTCGCGCCAGGCGACCTCGACGCGAGCCGCCTGCACCTGCTCGTCTGCTCGACGTACGGCGACGGCGAGGTGCCGACGAGCGCCCGGGCGTTCCTCCGCGCGCTCGTCGAGGATCGGCCGGACCTGCGCGCGATGCGCTTCGCGGCCTTCGGGATGGGCGATCGCAGCTACACGAAGACCTACTCGCGCGGCAGCGAGCTCGTCGCCGAGGCGCTCGCGGCCTGTGGCGCCGAGCGGGTCGGGGAGTACGGGCGGCACGACGCCGGCGGGCCGGTGCCGGCGACCGAGGCCGCGCTCGAGTGGGCCGAGGGGGTGCTCGCCGAGGCGGCGGTGCCCGTCGGGTGAACCTGCGAGCCGGGCCGTCGGGTCCGGCGCCTCAGTCCTCCTGCGGCGGCAGCGGCACCTTCGGCAGCTTCTTCACCCGTGCGCGCCGCTTCGGCCGCGCGGGGATCATCGAGCGCATCTCCTCGAGCCGGCCGAAGCACAGCAGCCGGTCCTCGGCGTGCAGCACCTCCGAGCCCTTCGGGTTCGGGATGACGGCCGTGCCGCGGTGGAGCGTGAGCACCGTGATGTCGCGGTCGCGCAGGCCCGACTCGTCGAGCCGCTTGCCGACGAGGTCGGCGTCGCCGTGCACGACGAGCTCGGCGACGCCGAAGCCGGTCGAGACGGCGAGCCGCTCGCGCACGTCGATCTGCGGGAAGGCGACCTGGTTGTCGATGTAGTCGATGATCGCGCCCGCGACGTCGAGCCGAGTCGCGCGCTCGATGCCCTCGAGCCCAGGGGAGGAGTTGACCTCCATCACCTGCGGGCCGTCGTTGCCCTCGAGCATGTCGACGCCCGCGACCTTGAGCCCCATGATCTGCGCGGCGCGCACCGCGACGCGCTCGAAGTCGGGGTCGAGCGTGACCGGCTCGACGCTGCCGCCGCGGTGCACGTTCGAGCGGAACTCGTCGCCCTGGGCGCTGCGCCGCATGGCCGCGACGACGCGATCGCCGACCACGAGCGCGCGGATGTCGCGGCCCTTGCTCTCGGCGACGAAGCGCTGGATGAGCACTTGCTGCTTCGTGCTCTGCAGCGTCTCGATGATCGCCTCGGCGACCTTGATCGTCGGTGCGAGGATGACACCGATGCCCTGCGTGCCCTCGAGCAGCTTGAGCACGACGGGCGCGCCGCCGACGCGCTCGATCGCGGGGATCACGTCGGCCCGGTCGCGCACGAACGTCGTGGGAGGCATCCCGATGTCGTGCCTCGCGAGGATCTGCGTCGCCCGCAGCTTGTCGCGCGAGTTCGCGATGCCGTTCGCGGTGTTGGGCGTGTAGACGTCCATCTGCTCGAACTGCCGCACGACCGCGGTGCCGAAGTACGTGATCGAGTTGCCGATGCGCGGCAGGATCGCGTCGTAGTCGGTCAGCTGCCGCCCGCGGAACTGCAGATCGGGCGCGTCGCTCGAGAGATCGATCGCGAAGCGCAGGGTGTTGAGCACCTTGACGTCGTGGCCGCGCTCGGCGGCCGCGGCGCGGAGCCGGCGGGTGCTGTAGGCGCGCGGCGCGCGCGAGAGGATGGCGAGCCTCATGCGAGGTCGACCTGCCTTCCTGCTTGGATGGGGGCCTATGGGCGACGACCATCCTCGCAGGCCTGCGATCGCCGGCTGGCGCGAATGGGTCGGCCTGCCGCATCTCGGCGTGCCGCACGTGAAGGCCAAGCTCGACACGGGCGCGCGCACGAGCGCGCTGCACGCGTTCGACATCGTCGAGACGACGCGGGACGGTGCCGACTGGGTGTGCTTCTCGGTGCACCCGTGGCAGCGCTCGGACGACGACGCGGTCGTCGTCGAGGTGCCGGTGCACGACCGCCGGCTCGTGCGCTCGTCGACGGGCCACGAGCAGGAGCGCATCGTCGTCCGCACGGCGCTCGAGCTGCTCGGCCGCGAGGTGCTCACCGAGGTGACGCTCGCGCGCCGCGACGAGATGGGCTTCCGGCTGCTCGTCGGGCGCGAGGCGCTCCGGCAGGGCTTCGCCGTCGACTCGGCGCGCTCGTACCTCGGCGGGCGGCCCACGCGCGACGTGCGGCTCAAGAACCGGGGGCGCGCCGGTGCGTGAGTCGTTCGCGATCGGCGGCGTGCGCGTGCGCGCCGGGCAGGCGAGGGGCGTCGAGCTGCCGATCGCGCGGCTCGTCACGGGCGGCGACGTCTCGCTCCCCGTGCGCGTGCTGCACGGTCGCGAGGAGGGACCGGTCGTCTGGATCGACGCCGCCATCCACGGCGACGAGGTCGTCGGCGTCGAGGTCATCCGGCAGGTGCTCGCGCAGGTGTCGCCCAAGCAGCTCCGCGGCACGCTCATCGCCGTGCCGGTCGTCAACGTGCTCGGCTTCCTGAACGGCGACCGCTACCTGCCCGATCGCCGCGACCTCAACCGCTCGTTCCCGGGCTCCGCGCGCGGATCGCTCGCGAGCCGCATCGCCCACCTGCTGATGACCGAGGTCGTCGGGCGCTGCGACGTCGGCATCGACCTCCACACGGGCTCCGACCGGCGCGACAACCTGCCGCAGATCCGTGCCGACCTCGACGATCCCGAGACGCGCCGGCTCGCCGCCGCCTTCGGCGCGCCCGTCATGCTGCACGCGAAGCTGCGCGACGGCTCGCTGCGCCAGGCCGCGCGCGAGGCAGGCGCGATCGCGCTGCTGTACGAGGCAGGCGAGGCGCTGCGGCTCGAGCAGGAGCCGATCGAGGTCGGCGTCGCCGGCGTGCTGCGCGTGCTCGCGGCGCTCGGCATGCTCGCGGCCGACGAGGCGGCGGATGCGTCGGCCGAGTGCCGCGCGAGCGGCTGGGTGCGCGCTCGCGGCACGGGCATCCTGCACCTCGACGTCGAGCTCGGCGACCGCGTCGAGTCGGGCGCGCGGCTCGGCCGGGTGGCGGATGCGCTCGGCACGGGCGGGCGGATCGTGCGCGCCGACCGCGACGGGATCGTCATCGGCCTCACGCGGGCGCCGATCGTGCACGCGGGCGACGCCGTCGCGCACCTCGCAACCCCCGAGCCTGAGGCATCTTCAACCGGGTAGTCGGGTGGGGGAGCCGAATGCCGCCGTGCCCTACCGGCTGCCCGGTTGAGTCGAACTCAGCTCGTGGCGCAGCGCCAGCGGTTGGCGCGCTGGGCGGCGCGGCCCCGGTCGCGCGGGCGCTAGGCGAGCAGGGCGACCGCGCCCGTCGCGATGAGCGCGAGGCCGCCCGCGAGCGAGAGGCCGATGATCGACCACTTCACGACCGCGCGGTTCACGAGGTGCGCGAGCCGGTTGCCGAGCAGCACGCCCGCGACGACGGGGACCACGAGGAGCGCCCACCCCCACCAGGGCCACTCGGGCGCGCCCTCCGGCGCGACGAGCGGCCGGACCGCGACGATCACGCCGCTCACGATCACCCAGAAGGGCTGCATCGTCGCGACGAACGTGCGGTCCTGCCAGCCCGAGAGCAGCGTGTAGATGCCGAGCGCGGGCGCGCCCATGCCGACGCTCGCGTTGAGCACGCCCATCGTCGCGCCCGCCGCGACGCGCAGCGGAGGGCCGTCGAGCACTCGCGCGCCGCTCGTGAAGGCGACGGAGGCGACCACCCCGATGACCGCGATGACGCCCACGATGACGCGCAGCGCATCCGTGTCCGCACCCCTCGCGAGCAGCAGCCCCGGCACCATCATCGCGACCGCCGGGACGGCGAGCCACGCGAGCCGTCGCCAGTCGATGTTGCGCCAGACGCTCGGCAGGATCACGAGGCACGCGAGCGCGCCGTAGAGGTTGACGACGAGCACCGCCGCGAGCGGACCCGCGACGAGCGCGACCGCGGGTGTGACGACGAGGCCCCAGCCCATGCCGATCATGCGCTGTCCCGCGGCGCCGATGAGCACGGCAACGGCCGCGACGACGAGGGAGGGGAGGTCCACGGCCGTCAGCGTAGGTGCTCAGGGGGATGCGCGACGGTGCAGGCGCGCCGAGTGCGCGATCGGCTGCGGCTCGGCGGTGATGAGCTCGCGGAAGCCGGGGCATTGGGCGAAGTCGCTGTGGGTGCACGACTGGAGGTGGCGGATGACGGCGAGCGCGGCCTCGAGCTCGGCCTGCTG is a window of Agrococcus sp. Marseille-Q4369 DNA encoding:
- a CDS encoding succinylglutamate desuccinylase/aspartoacylase family protein, which translates into the protein MRESFAIGGVRVRAGQARGVELPIARLVTGGDVSLPVRVLHGREEGPVVWIDAAIHGDEVVGVEVIRQVLAQVSPKQLRGTLIAVPVVNVLGFLNGDRYLPDRRDLNRSFPGSARGSLASRIAHLLMTEVVGRCDVGIDLHTGSDRRDNLPQIRADLDDPETRRLAAAFGAPVMLHAKLRDGSLRQAAREAGAIALLYEAGEALRLEQEPIEVGVAGVLRVLAALGMLAADEAADASAECRASGWVRARGTGILHLDVELGDRVESGARLGRVADALGTGGRIVRADRDGIVIGLTRAPIVHAGDAVAHLATPEPEASSTG
- a CDS encoding TSUP family transporter, translating into MDLPSLVVAAVAVLIGAAGQRMIGMGWGLVVTPAVALVAGPLAAVLVVNLYGALACLVILPSVWRNIDWRRLAWLAVPAVAMMVPGLLLARGADTDALRVIVGVIAVIGVVASVAFTSGARVLDGPPLRVAAGATMGVLNASVGMGAPALGIYTLLSGWQDRTFVATMQPFWVIVSGVIVAVRPLVAPEGAPEWPWWGWALLVVPVVAGVLLGNRLAHLVNRAVVKWSIIGLSLAGGLALIATGAVALLA